A window from Hymenobacter volaticus encodes these proteins:
- a CDS encoding PorP/SprF family type IX secretion system membrane protein — MKGQIGRRLTKKRKLRQPLLAGAMALALPAAAQDLYFAQPYATRLNQNPAYAGLLDDASVTLSYRNQFPTLAGTFQTSQLAADYRFKDQRNAVGLLINHDRTGGLGYTRVEVGGIYAYHTRLTKDLAFSGGVRASYGNQRISYDNLVFGDQLAEDGSTSMPTREVVDFTPVNYASVGVGLLLYSERFWVSAAGQHLNQPDLGFRAQAKLPLRLELSTGYKHYFVRSTEKQQYREISLTPTVHYVRQGGSERAEAGLYGTITPLTFGAVYRGVPLPGAPRPQQILTAIAGLSLGSFRVGYAYDIGLSALSAELGGAHEISLALRAFDSLDAAWRRLKRRNYPVAPCPAF, encoded by the coding sequence ATGAAGGGGCAAATCGGACGGAGACTTACAAAGAAGCGCAAGCTGCGACAGCCATTGCTGGCCGGAGCTATGGCCCTGGCATTGCCAGCCGCCGCGCAAGATTTGTATTTTGCCCAACCCTATGCCACGCGTCTAAACCAGAATCCTGCCTACGCTGGCTTGCTCGACGACGCCAGCGTAACGCTCAGCTACCGCAACCAGTTTCCTACACTGGCTGGCACCTTTCAAACCAGCCAGCTCGCCGCTGATTATCGATTTAAAGATCAGCGCAACGCCGTGGGCTTGCTCATCAACCATGACCGCACCGGTGGCCTTGGCTATACCCGCGTGGAAGTAGGGGGTATTTATGCCTACCACACTCGCCTTACCAAAGACCTAGCCTTCAGCGGCGGCGTGCGTGCGAGTTACGGCAACCAGCGCATCAGCTACGACAACCTCGTTTTCGGTGATCAGCTTGCCGAAGATGGCTCGACCAGCATGCCCACCCGCGAAGTTGTTGACTTCACGCCTGTCAATTATGCTAGTGTGGGAGTTGGCTTGCTGCTGTATAGTGAGCGGTTTTGGGTGTCGGCAGCAGGCCAGCACTTAAACCAGCCCGACTTAGGCTTTCGTGCACAAGCCAAGCTACCGTTGCGCCTCGAGTTAAGCACAGGTTACAAGCACTATTTTGTGCGAAGCACCGAAAAGCAGCAATACCGCGAAATCAGCTTGACGCCCACGGTACACTATGTGCGGCAAGGCGGTTCTGAGCGGGCTGAAGCTGGACTTTATGGTACTATTACGCCTCTCACATTTGGAGCCGTATATCGTGGCGTACCGTTGCCTGGCGCGCCTCGCCCGCAGCAAATCCTAACTGCTATTGCCGGCCTTAGCCTCGGTAGTTTTCGGGTCGGATATGCTTATGATATCGGCCTGAGCGCATTAAGTGCAGAATTAGGTGGCGCACACGAAATTTCTTTGGCCCTTCGTGCGTTTGATTCGCTCGATGCAGCATGGCGCCGGTTAAAACGTCGGAATTACCCGGTCGCGCCTTGTCCCGCATTTTGA
- a CDS encoding AsmA family protein: MRKFWIGLLIFLVVLVAGIALTPILFKDKIKQALDKQLAERVDAKVQYDPNNVSLSLFSSFPDLALGIDELRVIGQDSFARDTLAYLPSFRVGLDLMSVVSGDQIKIKSIVLDRPDISAKVLKSGKANWDVMLSDSAAAAKGQDTTALNLAISKWEVTDGHVRYEDRTLPFSMELRGLNHTGSGDFASNIFDLVSETTADQFSMTYDGTEYVSKKKLAADVTMAMDLGKMLFTFKDNKVQLNDFPATFQGSIGLPNATDITYDLTFKALETDFKNILSLVPGVYTAQFKDVEAGGKVAFDGYFKGVQNDVKMPGYGVNLQINNGTFHYPQLPQAAKNINVNMVVDNPSGFTNNVKVNVKQFHLDLGANPIDGNVAIDGLEPMKVDGRVKANVDLAEMMKVYPVQDLALRGKLFVDGTAKGTYSSTQMPVVQAKMNLTNGYVKSKQFPAPIENLVVTGTVLNPTGQLNDTRVDISNFRMLLEGEPLEGRVATQGVDKLRFDADVKGVVDLTKLTKIFPLEGMTVTGRLNGNVAAKGNMADIEAGRYQTVVASGTVNAQNITYKSADLPQGMKVTKATATFNNNQITLQNMSGFVGSSDIAASGTISNYMGICLCQASPCVATSR, translated from the coding sequence ATGCGTAAATTCTGGATTGGATTGCTGATTTTTCTGGTCGTGCTAGTGGCGGGTATCGCCCTTACGCCCATCCTCTTCAAAGACAAAATCAAGCAAGCCCTCGACAAGCAACTAGCTGAGCGAGTAGATGCAAAGGTACAGTACGACCCTAACAATGTTAGCTTAAGCTTATTTAGCAGCTTCCCTGACTTGGCATTGGGCATTGACGAGCTGCGCGTGATTGGGCAAGATTCGTTTGCGCGTGACACGCTGGCGTATTTGCCTTCGTTCCGGGTAGGATTGGATCTGATGAGCGTGGTGAGCGGCGACCAAATCAAAATCAAGAGCATCGTGCTTGATCGGCCCGACATCAGCGCGAAGGTGCTAAAGAGTGGCAAAGCCAACTGGGACGTGATGTTGTCGGACTCGGCGGCCGCGGCCAAGGGGCAGGATACTACGGCCCTGAACCTAGCCATCAGCAAGTGGGAAGTAACCGATGGCCACGTCCGCTACGAAGACCGCACCTTGCCTTTTAGCATGGAGTTGCGGGGCCTCAACCATACCGGCTCCGGCGACTTCGCCAGCAACATCTTCGATTTGGTGAGTGAAACCACCGCCGACCAATTCTCGATGACTTACGATGGCACGGAATACGTGAGCAAAAAGAAGCTGGCGGCCGATGTAACCATGGCCATGGACCTGGGTAAGATGCTGTTCACCTTCAAAGACAACAAGGTGCAGCTCAACGATTTCCCGGCCACCTTCCAAGGCTCGATCGGACTACCCAATGCTACGGACATCACCTATGACCTAACTTTTAAGGCACTAGAAACTGACTTCAAGAACATTCTGAGCTTGGTGCCAGGCGTGTATACAGCGCAGTTCAAGGATGTGGAAGCCGGTGGTAAAGTAGCTTTTGATGGCTACTTCAAAGGCGTACAGAACGACGTGAAGATGCCTGGCTACGGTGTGAACCTGCAAATTAATAATGGTACGTTCCACTATCCGCAGTTGCCGCAAGCGGCCAAGAACATCAACGTAAACATGGTGGTGGACAACCCGTCGGGCTTCACCAACAACGTAAAGGTGAACGTTAAGCAGTTTCACCTAGACCTTGGCGCCAACCCAATTGATGGCAACGTGGCTATTGATGGGCTGGAACCGATGAAGGTGGATGGCCGCGTGAAAGCCAATGTGGACTTGGCGGAAATGATGAAGGTGTATCCGGTGCAGGACCTGGCCTTGCGCGGCAAGCTATTCGTGGACGGGACGGCCAAAGGCACCTATTCCAGCACGCAGATGCCGGTGGTACAGGCCAAAATGAACCTGACAAATGGCTACGTGAAATCCAAGCAGTTCCCGGCGCCTATCGAGAATCTTGTGGTGACAGGCACCGTGCTTAACCCCACCGGGCAGTTGAACGACACGCGGGTTGATATTTCCAATTTCCGAATGCTGCTGGAAGGCGAGCCGCTGGAAGGCCGCGTGGCCACCCAAGGCGTTGACAAGCTGCGCTTCGATGCCGATGTGAAAGGCGTAGTTGATTTGACCAAGCTCACCAAGATTTTCCCGCTCGAAGGCATGACCGTAACTGGCCGCCTCAACGGCAACGTGGCCGCCAAAGGCAACATGGCCGACATCGAGGCGGGCCGTTACCAGACGGTAGTAGCCTCGGGCACGGTGAACGCACAGAACATCACCTATAAAAGCGCCGACCTGCCGCAAGGCATGAAAGTGACCAAGGCCACGGCTACTTTCAACAACAACCAGATTACACTTCAGAACATGAGTGGTTTCGTAGGCTCGTCGGACATTGCGGCTTCGGGTACCATTTCCAACTACATGGGTATCTGTTTGTGCCAGGCCAGCCCCTGCGTGGCAACCTCACGGTAA
- a CDS encoding DUF4382 domain-containing protein, which produces MTTAVAFTSCSKDEESSSSKLQVKLMDAPGDFQSVFLAVQKIEVHLKEETNPDGWKLLPFQAQTINVLEYVNGRSALLVDTDFEPGDLKEIRLILGPDSYVIGKDGQRYDLKTPSGQSSGVKLKLEKAAVQERATFQLLLDFDVAKSIVERGSWRPGNDKKERYLLKPVIRVVAQDLRAGLRGTVTPAAARPQVLAIRSSVTVADTFSTAADAAGAYQLSGLPSGTYRVEFFPTVTAPTGQPAYKNVVKSNISVVNDQVTDLGSTSLTQ; this is translated from the coding sequence TTGACAACAGCGGTAGCCTTCACTAGCTGCAGCAAAGACGAAGAATCCAGTTCTTCAAAGCTGCAAGTAAAGCTGATGGACGCTCCTGGCGACTTCCAAAGCGTATTTCTAGCTGTGCAAAAGATAGAAGTACATCTTAAAGAAGAAACTAACCCTGATGGCTGGAAACTCCTTCCTTTTCAGGCCCAAACTATCAATGTGCTTGAGTATGTGAACGGCCGCTCGGCACTGCTGGTAGATACCGATTTCGAGCCCGGCGACCTAAAGGAGATTCGCCTGATACTTGGTCCCGACAGCTATGTTATAGGCAAGGACGGTCAGCGTTACGATCTGAAAACGCCAAGCGGACAAAGCTCAGGCGTGAAGCTGAAACTCGAAAAAGCAGCCGTACAGGAACGCGCAACATTCCAGTTGTTGCTTGACTTCGACGTAGCCAAGTCAATTGTGGAGCGCGGCTCTTGGCGCCCAGGCAACGACAAAAAAGAGCGGTATTTACTGAAACCAGTTATTCGGGTAGTAGCGCAGGACTTGCGTGCTGGCCTACGTGGCACCGTCACTCCCGCGGCGGCCCGGCCCCAAGTATTGGCTATTCGTTCCTCGGTAACGGTTGCCGATACTTTCAGCACCGCAGCTGATGCAGCCGGCGCTTATCAATTAAGCGGCTTGCCTTCTGGCACGTACCGCGTCGAGTTTTTCCCAACGGTTACCGCTCCAACTGGTCAGCCTGCTTACAAGAACGTGGTGAAGTCCAACATCAGTGTTGTGAATGATCAAGTTACTGATCTAGGCTCAACCTCACTGACCCAATAA
- a CDS encoding thioredoxin family protein, whose translation MPNPLVAPVLTAERLQAGHTYSSYRQLIDTLLAQNLTTGPQQSDKLTEYTRLNVQRMQRIDKMVRVQSELQEAVANLRQKYIGLVITEGWCGDAAQIVPVIEAVAQASAGKLSTRYLLRDDNLDLMDQYLTNGTRSIPKLVVLRADTLTEVANWGPRPAPAQTLLLDLKAQGATHEEYAEKIHGWYAQNKTQATQQELLALIQGLE comes from the coding sequence ATGCCGAATCCACTAGTTGCCCCTGTTCTCACCGCAGAGCGCTTACAGGCGGGTCATACCTACAGTAGTTATCGCCAGCTAATCGATACGCTACTGGCTCAAAATCTAACCACTGGTCCTCAACAGTCCGACAAGCTCACGGAGTATACGCGCCTGAATGTGCAGCGCATGCAGCGCATCGACAAAATGGTGCGGGTGCAATCTGAATTGCAAGAAGCAGTAGCCAACCTACGCCAGAAGTATATTGGTTTAGTTATCACGGAAGGATGGTGCGGCGATGCAGCGCAGATTGTGCCGGTGATAGAGGCTGTAGCGCAAGCCAGTGCTGGCAAGCTCAGTACTCGCTACCTTCTCCGCGACGACAATCTTGACCTGATGGACCAGTATCTCACCAATGGTACGCGCTCTATTCCAAAGCTGGTTGTACTGCGCGCTGATACGCTTACAGAAGTAGCAAATTGGGGCCCGCGTCCGGCTCCAGCCCAAACGCTGCTACTAGATCTGAAAGCTCAAGGTGCCACTCATGAAGAATACGCCGAGAAAATACACGGTTGGTATGCCCAGAATAAAACTCAGGCTACGCAGCAAGAACTACTGGCACTGATACAGGGCTTAGAGTAA
- a CDS encoding DinB family protein translates to MINTNEKLGAYNVWANTTLLNHLDKLVAGGATLPAGGLRIFSHVLNAQAIWLGRLTATPSPVKVWQEHDLATLHHWHEQTSERFHQYVTNADEAELQRLISYTNSIGETYTSQVSDIFTHVPVHANYHRAQVAKELRAAGLEPINTDFITYCRELSAKAAMADAPSL, encoded by the coding sequence ATGATCAATACCAACGAAAAGCTGGGTGCCTATAATGTATGGGCCAATACTACTCTGCTTAACCACCTCGATAAGCTTGTAGCCGGTGGTGCTACGCTTCCAGCCGGAGGGCTCCGTATTTTCAGCCACGTACTCAATGCCCAAGCTATCTGGTTGGGCCGCCTCACGGCTACTCCTAGCCCTGTAAAAGTGTGGCAAGAGCATGACTTAGCCACCCTGCACCACTGGCACGAGCAAACTTCCGAACGGTTTCATCAGTACGTTACCAACGCTGATGAAGCGGAATTGCAGCGCTTGATTTCGTACACCAACTCTATTGGCGAAACCTACACCAGCCAAGTGTCCGACATCTTCACGCACGTACCCGTGCACGCCAATTACCACCGGGCCCAAGTAGCCAAGGAACTACGGGCCGCTGGTCTAGAGCCTATCAACACCGACTTTATTACGTACTGCCGCGAACTATCGGCCAAGGCGGCTATGGCCGACGCACCAAGTTTGTAA
- a CDS encoding DUF6970 domain-containing protein — protein sequence MPDGTMVQFDTTARPGWLETRIQNLSTEPRQNPPARIMRYRFEGQVVYYETLGGGDQYSNLYDQKGKIICHPEGGITGKGDGNCRYFTKRRTEERLVWQDSR from the coding sequence GTGCCCGATGGCACCATGGTGCAGTTTGATACTACTGCCCGGCCCGGCTGGTTAGAAACCCGCATTCAAAACCTATCGACGGAGCCGCGGCAAAACCCGCCGGCTCGCATTATGCGCTACCGTTTCGAGGGGCAGGTGGTATATTATGAAACCCTAGGTGGCGGCGACCAGTATTCCAACCTCTACGACCAAAAAGGAAAAATAATCTGCCATCCGGAGGGCGGAATCACCGGCAAAGGCGACGGAAACTGCCGCTATTTTACCAAGCGCCGGACCGAAGAAAGATTGGTTTGGCAGGATTCGCGCTAA
- a CDS encoding diacylglycerol kinase family protein, with protein sequence MNQPELPPRRFPAIMRRRAASFGYAFRGVAAALRSEIHLQFHAVATVVVIGLGFYFRLSWLEWALVALAVGVVLGLELMNTAVEAVVNLVSPEYHPLAGRAKDVAAGAVLVGAVAALVVGLLIFGPRMWALFVA encoded by the coding sequence GTGAATCAGCCTGAGTTGCCGCCCCGCCGGTTTCCGGCCATCATGCGCCGCCGCGCAGCTAGTTTTGGCTACGCGTTTCGGGGCGTAGCCGCCGCCTTGCGCTCGGAAATTCACTTGCAGTTTCACGCCGTGGCTACGGTGGTAGTCATTGGACTTGGCTTTTATTTTCGATTGAGTTGGCTGGAATGGGCGCTTGTGGCACTAGCAGTAGGAGTGGTTTTGGGGCTAGAGTTAATGAACACGGCCGTGGAAGCCGTCGTGAATTTAGTGTCACCGGAGTATCACCCACTGGCCGGACGAGCCAAAGACGTGGCCGCTGGCGCCGTGTTGGTGGGAGCTGTGGCCGCTCTAGTTGTAGGGCTACTAATATTTGGGCCGCGGATGTGGGCATTGTTCGTCGCCTGA
- a CDS encoding GNAT family N-acetyltransferase, translating into MDFTQDIILENNRVLLRPLAATDFEDLQAVAFEPELWQYTLTRADDRISLAAYIAAAMQGREQQRRYPFLIIDKDTDRVAGSTSYYNIDQEEARLSIGYTWIGSDFQRTGLNRAAKYLLFRHAFEVLGCERVELETDAHNQKSRDAMQRMGATEEGILRSHRYTQGGRRRDTVIFSVIKPEWNVLRQGAFREFDARESA; encoded by the coding sequence ATGGATTTCACCCAGGACATCATTCTCGAAAACAACCGTGTTCTGTTGCGACCCTTGGCAGCCACGGATTTTGAAGATCTGCAAGCCGTTGCCTTCGAGCCCGAACTGTGGCAGTACACCCTCACCCGCGCCGACGACCGGATTAGCTTAGCCGCGTATATCGCCGCGGCCATGCAGGGCCGGGAACAGCAACGGCGCTATCCTTTTCTCATCATTGACAAGGATACCGACCGGGTGGCCGGCAGCACTAGCTACTACAATATTGACCAAGAAGAGGCGCGTCTATCCATTGGCTACACCTGGATAGGCAGTGATTTTCAACGCACTGGCTTGAACCGAGCCGCAAAGTATCTACTGTTTCGGCACGCGTTCGAGGTGCTTGGTTGCGAACGGGTAGAACTGGAAACCGATGCGCACAACCAAAAATCGAGGGACGCCATGCAGCGCATGGGGGCTACCGAGGAAGGCATCCTGCGTAGCCACCGCTACACCCAAGGCGGCCGCCGCCGCGACACCGTGATTTTCAGCGTAATCAAGCCCGAGTGGAATGTGTTGCGCCAAGGTGCATTCCGCGAATTCGACGCTCGTGAATCAGCCTGA
- a CDS encoding DHH family phosphoesterase, giving the protein MSAYPQFVAPFRAFLDQIPAAGHVVVYCHFDADGLAAGALFGRGLNRINPEWQVDVLPSGKGENAFLTPSVHEMLLARKLDALIVTDLGVHEHGTLETTGVPVLYVDHHIPEGMPPTGSTVLTGYGLDPVPCSAWLAYELLAAEADIADLRWVAAIGILSDLGDQAPWLPLAETKKQHTAKWLKEAVAMCNAARRAGSFDLELPLRYLLHDDNPRGLAQDATLAGYRAEVAADLAVARKMPPKFPPAGPAASPVAVITIDSPCQIHPLVAQQWIQRLPDRVVLCANLGYLPDGVVAVSGRAASRDLHIPNMLREAFARTGAEPPANFAHGHPQASGGHLPLAQYELLLQGLGF; this is encoded by the coding sequence ATGTCGGCCTATCCTCAGTTCGTAGCTCCTTTTCGTGCCTTTCTAGACCAGATTCCGGCGGCGGGTCATGTGGTGGTGTATTGCCATTTCGATGCAGACGGACTGGCGGCCGGCGCTTTATTTGGACGCGGGTTGAACCGCATCAATCCCGAGTGGCAAGTAGACGTATTGCCGTCAGGCAAGGGAGAAAATGCCTTCCTGACCCCGAGCGTCCACGAAATGCTGCTGGCACGCAAACTCGATGCGCTCATTGTCACCGACTTAGGGGTGCATGAGCACGGCACGCTAGAAACAACCGGAGTGCCAGTGCTTTACGTCGACCACCACATCCCGGAAGGCATGCCGCCCACTGGCAGCACCGTACTTACCGGCTACGGACTCGACCCGGTGCCGTGTTCAGCGTGGTTGGCTTACGAGTTGTTGGCCGCCGAAGCCGACATAGCCGACCTACGGTGGGTAGCCGCCATCGGTATCCTCTCCGACCTCGGCGACCAAGCTCCGTGGCTGCCTTTGGCCGAAACCAAAAAGCAACATACGGCCAAGTGGTTGAAGGAAGCCGTAGCTATGTGTAATGCCGCCCGTCGTGCCGGCTCATTCGACCTTGAGTTGCCCCTGCGCTACCTACTCCACGACGACAACCCCCGCGGCCTAGCGCAGGATGCCACACTGGCTGGCTACCGGGCCGAAGTAGCCGCGGATCTTGCCGTGGCGCGCAAGATGCCACCTAAGTTTCCGCCCGCTGGTCCTGCTGCATCACCGGTAGCAGTAATCACTATCGACTCGCCATGCCAGATTCATCCGCTCGTTGCACAGCAATGGATTCAGCGCCTGCCCGACCGGGTAGTGCTGTGTGCCAACCTCGGTTATCTCCCTGATGGAGTGGTAGCCGTATCCGGGCGGGCCGCCAGCCGCGACTTACACATTCCCAATATGTTGCGCGAGGCTTTTGCTCGCACGGGTGCCGAACCACCCGCCAATTTTGCGCATGGCCATCCGCAGGCAAGTGGTGGGCATCTGCCTTTGGCGCAGTACGAATTGCTCTTGCAGGGCCTCGGATTTTAG
- the fumC gene encoding class II fumarate hydratase: MQFRTEKDTMGTVQVPADAYYGAQTQRSIDNFQIAQDINRMPKEIIRAFAYLKKAAAFTNRDAGILPADKAELIGRVCDEILEGKLDKEFPLVVWQTGSGTQSNMNVNEVVAYRGHVLQGGQLSDEKKVLAPNDDVNKSQSSNDTFPTAMHIAAYKILVETTIPGIEKLRDTLKAKSEQFMHIVKIGRTHLMDATPLTVGQEFSGYVSQLDHGLRAIKNTLAHLSELALGGTAVGTGINTPPGYSENVAKHIADLTGLPFITAENKFEALAAHDAIVEAHGALKTVAASLMKIANDTRLLASGPRAGIGELHIPDNEPGSSIMPGKVNPTQAEAMTMVAAQVMGNDVAINIGGMNGHFELNVFKPVMIYNFLHSARLIGDVCVSFNDKCATGIEPIEANIKKHVDSSLMLVTALNPHIGYYKAAEIAQTAHKNGSTLKETALQLGYLTEEQFNEWLKPEDMVGEIKK; the protein is encoded by the coding sequence ATGCAGTTCCGCACCGAGAAAGACACCATGGGTACCGTACAGGTGCCCGCCGACGCCTACTACGGCGCCCAAACGCAGCGCTCCATCGACAACTTCCAGATTGCGCAGGACATCAACCGGATGCCCAAAGAAATTATTCGCGCCTTCGCCTACCTCAAAAAAGCCGCCGCTTTCACCAACCGCGACGCGGGTATCTTACCAGCCGACAAAGCCGAGCTGATTGGCCGGGTGTGCGACGAAATTCTGGAAGGCAAGCTCGACAAGGAGTTTCCGTTGGTGGTGTGGCAGACGGGTTCGGGTACGCAGTCGAACATGAATGTGAACGAGGTGGTGGCCTACCGCGGCCACGTGCTGCAAGGCGGCCAGCTTTCGGATGAGAAGAAGGTGCTGGCCCCCAACGACGACGTAAACAAGAGCCAGAGCAGCAACGACACCTTCCCCACGGCCATGCACATTGCGGCCTACAAAATTCTGGTGGAAACCACGATTCCGGGCATCGAGAAGCTGCGCGACACGCTGAAAGCGAAGAGCGAGCAGTTCATGCACATCGTGAAAATCGGGCGCACCCACCTCATGGATGCCACTCCGCTGACGGTAGGGCAGGAGTTTTCCGGTTACGTGTCGCAGCTCGACCATGGCTTACGCGCTATCAAAAACACGCTGGCGCACCTCTCGGAACTGGCTTTGGGTGGAACTGCCGTCGGTACCGGCATCAATACACCTCCCGGCTACTCCGAAAACGTAGCCAAGCACATTGCCGACCTAACGGGCTTGCCCTTCATTACGGCTGAAAACAAGTTCGAGGCATTAGCCGCCCACGACGCCATTGTGGAAGCCCACGGTGCCCTCAAAACGGTGGCTGCCAGCCTGATGAAGATTGCCAACGACACCCGCCTGTTGGCTTCGGGCCCGCGTGCGGGCATCGGTGAGCTGCACATCCCTGACAACGAGCCCGGCTCCAGCATCATGCCCGGCAAAGTAAACCCCACCCAAGCCGAAGCCATGACCATGGTGGCCGCGCAGGTGATGGGCAACGACGTCGCCATCAACATCGGCGGCATGAACGGCCACTTCGAGCTGAACGTGTTCAAGCCGGTCATGATCTACAACTTCCTGCACTCTGCTCGCCTGATCGGCGACGTGTGCGTGAGCTTCAACGATAAGTGTGCCACCGGCATCGAGCCCATCGAAGCCAACATCAAGAAGCACGTCGACAGCAGCCTGATGCTGGTAACGGCTCTGAACCCGCATATCGGCTACTACAAAGCCGCCGAAATTGCCCAAACCGCTCACAAAAACGGCTCGACCCTCAAAGAAACCGCTCTGCAACTCGGCTACCTCACCGAAGAGCAGTTCAACGAGTGGCTCAAGCCCGAGGACATGGTAGGCGAGATTAAGAAGTAG
- a CDS encoding TonB family protein, which translates to MRPADHLPALLSPDASGGQHLPMAVLRQYVAGTLSAAEQHRVEAHTLACSRCADVLEGLSQTDLATTDQALSELQIRLRARLAQENPDVAPVVPMWPWRQMVAAIVLLLVSTAIWLGVRRTTEGPAAAPQVAMRQPKRQLEKAEVAKPSLEAAPAAPEAQTETEVAGKAIASAPVLVEKNEAVAFSKQERTNAKPKRQQQQQTSTEIPAVTLADAAVEGTADVARVAEESKAINPVAADTTQLASSKQASANEEQSAAYARMAPAPKAKLAGRSKLASTQAASDSKPMASNSLAGRIESTVVAPAGMRVVRGQVTDRTSGAALPGVTVIAKGTNLGTSTAADGSFSLLVPESVGALTFSYVGFTSSEQRLAPADSMVALALTPDTKSLNETVVVRRERPPAPMSIGALPAGGYKAFQAYLKDELEYPEQALKEGKEGNVKLSFTVAEDGSLQNIKVVRGISEECDAEAIRLLKEGPKWYPAVQKGRRTARTVEVNVPFRPEDHR; encoded by the coding sequence ATGCGGCCCGCTGATCACCTTCCTGCTCTCCTGTCGCCCGATGCATCGGGTGGGCAGCACTTGCCTATGGCAGTGCTGCGGCAGTACGTGGCCGGTACGTTGTCGGCGGCTGAGCAGCACCGCGTAGAAGCGCACACGCTGGCTTGCTCCCGTTGCGCCGACGTACTAGAAGGCCTTTCTCAAACTGACCTCGCCACCACCGACCAAGCGCTAAGTGAGCTGCAAATTCGTCTGCGCGCCCGATTAGCCCAAGAGAACCCCGATGTGGCCCCCGTTGTGCCGATGTGGCCCTGGCGGCAAATGGTAGCGGCTATAGTTTTGCTGCTTGTAAGTACGGCCATATGGCTTGGCGTGCGCCGTACCACCGAAGGTCCGGCTGCCGCGCCGCAAGTAGCTATGCGCCAACCCAAAAGGCAGCTTGAAAAAGCAGAGGTAGCAAAGCCTTCATTGGAGGCTGCTCCGGCGGCGCCAGAGGCGCAAACAGAAACGGAGGTCGCCGGTAAGGCTATTGCCTCGGCGCCGGTTCTGGTAGAAAAAAATGAGGCGGTAGCATTTTCAAAACAGGAACGCACCAATGCAAAACCAAAACGCCAGCAGCAACAACAAACTTCAACAGAAATACCTGCTGTCACGCTAGCAGATGCGGCGGTGGAAGGAACGGCAGATGTAGCTAGGGTTGCCGAAGAAAGCAAAGCCATTAATCCTGTGGCTGCGGATACTACGCAGTTGGCTTCAAGCAAACAAGCATCAGCCAATGAGGAGCAGAGTGCAGCCTACGCCCGAATGGCACCAGCTCCGAAAGCTAAACTCGCGGGCAGATCCAAACTGGCTAGCACCCAAGCTGCATCGGATTCTAAGCCGATGGCTAGTAATAGTCTAGCAGGTCGGATTGAATCGACGGTGGTGGCTCCGGCGGGTATGCGAGTGGTGCGTGGCCAAGTTACGGACCGTACTAGCGGCGCAGCGCTCCCCGGCGTGACAGTGATAGCCAAGGGCACTAACCTCGGAACTAGCACAGCTGCTGACGGGTCGTTTTCGTTACTAGTACCCGAATCGGTAGGGGCCTTGACTTTCAGCTATGTTGGCTTCACGTCATCCGAGCAACGCCTTGCTCCAGCAGACAGCATGGTGGCTTTGGCCCTTACCCCCGACACAAAATCGCTCAATGAAACGGTAGTGGTGCGACGGGAGCGGCCGCCTGCGCCTATGTCCATCGGTGCTCTGCCTGCGGGCGGCTACAAAGCGTTTCAAGCGTACTTGAAAGACGAACTCGAATACCCGGAGCAGGCGCTCAAGGAAGGCAAGGAAGGAAACGTGAAACTCAGTTTCACAGTAGCCGAGGATGGTAGCCTTCAGAATATCAAAGTAGTACGCGGCATTTCCGAAGAATGCGATGCCGAAGCTATTCGTTTACTCAAAGAAGGTCCGAAGTGGTACCCTGCAGTCCAGAAGGGTCGGCGGACCGCCCGCACCGTGGAAGTAAACGTTCCGTTCCGGCCAGAAGACCATAGATAA